DNA sequence from the Thermanaerothrix sp. genome:
GGAGGACCTATGGATCCAGCAGGAGGCGGTGAAGATAGCCGGCGCCTCCATGCGTCCCTCCGCCTCCCTTTCGGGGGGATACCGCTTTTACCAGGACAAAACCGGCTCCTCCTCCAAGGAGGGGGAGTGGACCGCCACGCTGAACCTGACGGTCCCGCTTCTTGACTTCGGCAGGACCGACGCCAAGATAGCCCAGGAGCAAGCGAAGCTCGAAAAGCTCAAGGTGAGCCTCAAGGACGCAGAGGACTCGGTGAGGGAGGCGTTGGAGAAGGACCTCATAGTCCTCAACACCGCGGTCCGAAACCGGGATATATACGCTGAGAACCTAGAGGTAGCAAGGGATAACCTGAGGCTCGCGGAGGTTGGGTACAAAGAGGGGGTTAACACCCAGCTGGACGTGATATCCGCCAGGAGGGATCTTAACAACGGGGAGCTCAAGTACCAGGAGACCCTTAAGGCCCTTCACGGGGCGTTGAAGGACATCTGGTTCCACTGCGGAGGGCTTATGGACAAAATGGACAAAATGGACAAAATGGACAAAACGGACAAAAAAATCCTAGACGGCGCCCCCGCTGGGGACCACAAGGGCGAAACGAGCCGCTGAGGCCATGGAGGTGTGCTGCTTATGATGATCGGCAAGGACGGAAGGCTAAAGATAAAAGGGGGCAAGTGGATCCTTTTGGCGGTGGCGGCTCTTGGTGCCATTGCCCTCATGGCAAGGACCTCCGGAAGGGAGGCCCCCAAGTCCAAGGCCCCCAAAGGGGAGTCAACCCCAGTGGTAAGCACGGTGCTTCCCCGGGAGGACGTATACCTTGACACCATGGAGGCGGTGTCCACCCTTGAGGCCCTGGAGGACTCCGTCATATCCCCAAAGGTGACGGCCCGCATAGTTCGGATGTCCGCCAAGCCGGGCCAGAGGGTTCGGAAGGGGCAGGTGCTGGCCCTTTTGGACTACCGATCCCAGGAGGCCCAGGTGAGCGCGTCTTACTCCCAGCTCAAGGCCAGCCAATCGGCGGTGCTTCAGGCCAAGGCGTCCCTGGACGACGCGGCCCGGGAGGTGGGAAGGTACGAGAAGCTTTTCAAGGAGGGCTACGCCACAAGGCAAGAGCTGGACAAGCGCAAGACCGCCTTTGAGCAGGCCAGGGCATCGTACCAGCAGGCCCTGGCCAACGCGGGAGCCTCCGAGTCCGCGTTGAGCGCCCAGAGGATAAACCGGCAGGACTACGTCATAACCGCCCCCATGGACGGGGTGGTGCTGGACGACTACGACATGGCCCCCGGCACCCTTGCGTCCCCCTCCACCCCGCTGTTCCGGGTGGCGAACCTCACAGCCCTTAAGGGCACCGTTAAGCTCCCGGAGGCGGAGCTGCGGTACCTTAAGGAAGGGATGGAGGCTAAGGTGGTGTCCGAGGCCCTGGGGGACGGAAGGGTCTTCAAGGGGAGGCTTTCCGTCATATACCCCTACGTGGACACCTCCACCAGGACCGTAAAGGCCCAGGTGCTGATCCAAGACCCCAAGGATCTAAAGCCCGGCATGCTGGCCAGGGTTACCTTCATAAAGGGCTCTAAGGAGGGGCTTGTCATCCCCTCCGACGCGGTAAGGGACGGCACCGTGATGGTCCTGGAGGACGGCAGGGTCAAAGCGGTTAAGGTAAAGCTCGGCAAGGATCGGGAGGGCTACGTGATGGTCACCGAAGGCCTTACCGGGAAAGACCGGGTTATCGCCCCATATCCCGAGGACCTCTCCGCGGGGGACAAGGCCCTGGAACAGGGGGATAAAAAGAACTGAAAATTTAGACCGAACTTGACCGCTTGTCAAACCCCAAAGGGGCTGTTATAATGCTCCTCGTTGAGCGAAGCGGTCCCATCGTCCAGAGGCCTAGGACGCCGGGTTCTCAGCCCGGAAACAGGGGTTCGAATCCCCTTGGGACTGCCAAGGATTTAAGAGCGGGGTCTTCTTTAAGACCCCGCCTTTTTTGTTTCGCCGTCCCCCAACGATCTCCAATCCCAATTACAACGCCAACTGCGGCGCTAGGATACGAAAGCGGGCCCCTGAGATGGGGGCCCGCAAAGCAAATGTAGATTTTCGTTTTAGCTGTTAGATTTGGCGATCCCTCATGGCCTTAAGACGCGGCACCAGCATGACGACGGTAACGGCGGCGGATATCAGGTCCGAAAGCGGAAAGGCGAGCCACACGCCCTTAAGCCCCATGACCGGTGGAAGGATCAGCAGGAGCGGGATAAAAAGGAAAACCTGCCTTGAGAGGGAGAGGATGAAGGCCACAAGGCCCTTGCCCATGGCCTGAAAGACGCTGGTACCTGCCACCTGAAGCCCCACGAAGGCGAACCCCATCCCCATGGTCCTCAAGGTCCTGGCGCCCAGGGCCACCAGGGAGGCGTCGGATGTGAAGAGCGAGAATATGTGACTTGGGAACAGGAGCATGGCAAGAAAGGCACCGGTGGATATGACCGAGGCCCCCAAAAGGGAAAGGCACACGGCCCTTAGGGCCCTATTCAACTTTCCCGCCCCGTAGTTGTAACCTAGGATCGGCTGCAGCCCCTGCCCCACCCCCACTATGGGCATGAAGGCCAGGGATACCACCCGGTTTACCACCCCGTAGGCCGCCACCGCCTGATACGAACCGTGCCGCTGGAGGCTTCCCACCACCAGCGCCGCCACCACCCCGGAGGCGCTGAGCCTGGTGAACTCCGACATGCCAACGGACAGCACCTGCCCAAGCACGCCAAGGTGGGGCCTCATGTGCTCCCTGCCGGGGGACAAAACCCCGCCCCTTACGAAGTAGTGCCACAGAAGCCACACCACCATGACCCCCTGGGATATGACGGTGGCCCAGGCGGCCCCCTTGACCCCCATCCGAAGGGGGAAGACGAAGACGTAGTCCAGCACCACGTTGGTTCCGGCGGACACGAACATGGTGGCCATGGCCAGCTTGGCCCTCCCCTGGGCCCTTAGCACGCTGTTCATCCCAACCCCCAGTATTATGAGGGGGAAGCCCAGCAGTATAACCTCAAGATACCCGCGGGCATGGGGCATCACCTCATATGAGGCCCCAAGAAGCCTAAGAAGCGGGGATATGCCGGCGGCGCAGAGAAAGGACAGAATACATCCAAGGACGGCCCCCATAACCATGAGGTTCCCCATGGCGAGCCGAGCGGTCCTCACGTCCCCGGCCCCAAGGCTCCTTGAAACCAGCGACGACGTGCCCACCCCACCCATGGTGGCAAAGGCCATGGCGAGGAACTGAACCGGGAACACCACCGCGGTTCCCGCCAATCCCAAGGGCCCCACCCCCCAACCTATGAAGAGGGCGTCCACGGTGTTGTACGTGGCCTGAACGAACATGCCCACCATGGCGGGCAAAGACAGCCGAACCAGAAGACGCCCCACCGGCTCGGTACCTAAGAACTCACTTCCCCTGTGCGACATGCCCAAAGAACACCTCCGAACAATCCCCTTGTCAACCTTAAAACCCCCAAGGCCCAGTGAATGGTGGGAAGAAAAGGACCACCCCCGCAGGGCGGGGAAAAGGCTACCGGCGGTCTTAAAAATGACCAGCGGTCAATATTAGCACTTACGCCCCAGGCGGTCAAAGTTTTTAAGCCCCATCGACGTTAGGGCACGTTACCCAGGACCAAAAGGCCCGCCGTTGGCTCAAAACCCCCTAGGATCCAGGCTTTAATTTTAACGGCACAAGGGACAGAGAAAGGCCAGGGGCCCCGGGCTGTCCCGGCGGCCCCTGGCATCTGAGGCGATATTTAAGCCCTAGATTCAACTACCGTGCAATTGGGCACAAGCACATCCTTCAACCAAGGCACGCCGGGAAGCGCCATGGACCCCCTTCTTCCTAAGCCACGGGGCCGCAAGGCCACAAAAATGCCAAAACGTCACCCCCGGCGGCCCCTTTCCTTGCCCTGTCCCCTTGATCCTTTAGACGAACCTCCAAGGCTGGGGCTGTGAGAGCCGCGCCCGCCCTCCCCCTTGGAAGAGCGCCTAGGCCCCCCTTTTCGTCCATGGCGGCCCTTGGGCGCCTCGTCCATTCCACCGGAGGCGCCGGGCCTTGAGAGCTTACCTCCGCCGGATCCAGCGGGAGGCTTAGGTTTAGACCCCCTGTCAGAAGCTGCCTTGGGGAGGGACTCTCGGCGTTTACCGGGGGCATCCAACACCCCCCCTAAGGCCCTGCTTGACGCCCCTCCGCTCCTTCCACGACCCTCGGCCCCATCCGCTGGAATCCCTTGGGGCCTTGAAGAATTGACCCTGCCAGAAGTCCCGGGGCGGCTTGGGCTAAACGACGGCTTACCCTGTCCTCTACCCAACGATTCCTCCCTAGGGCTCCTCTGGGCCCCCTCCTGGGTCTTAGCGGCTTCGTGCCGGCGCCGCAGCTGGCCGCAGGCGCCTCCCACGTCGGAACCCTTGCTCATCCTCACCGCCACCTGGTACCCCATGGAGGACAGTATCTCCGCAAAGGCGTTCACCCGGAAGGGGGGGGATGTTACGTACCTCCCGTCGCCGGTGCAGCTCCCGGGTATCAGGTTTACGAACACCGAAAGGCCCCGGAGGTACTCCCCAAGCTGCCTTGCCATGGAGGCAGAATCGTTCACCTTGTCGAACAGGGAGTACTCTATGGTCACCCTGTCGCCGGTGGCATCCTGATAGGCCTTGAGGGCCCCCTTAAGCTCCTTGAGGGGGTACTGGGCGTTTATGGGCACCAGCAGGTCCCTCAGATCGTCATTTGGGGCGTGGAGGGACACCGCAAGCCTTACCCCAAGCCCATCCTTGGCAAGCC
Encoded proteins:
- a CDS encoding MATE family efflux transporter gives rise to the protein MSHRGSEFLGTEPVGRLLVRLSLPAMVGMFVQATYNTVDALFIGWGVGPLGLAGTAVVFPVQFLAMAFATMGGVGTSSLVSRSLGAGDVRTARLAMGNLMVMGAVLGCILSFLCAAGISPLLRLLGASYEVMPHARGYLEVILLGFPLIILGVGMNSVLRAQGRAKLAMATMFVSAGTNVVLDYVFVFPLRMGVKGAAWATVISQGVMVVWLLWHYFVRGGVLSPGREHMRPHLGVLGQVLSVGMSEFTRLSASGVVAALVVGSLQRHGSYQAVAAYGVVNRVVSLAFMPIVGVGQGLQPILGYNYGAGKLNRALRAVCLSLLGASVISTGAFLAMLLFPSHIFSLFTSDASLVALGARTLRTMGMGFAFVGLQVAGTSVFQAMGKGLVAFILSLSRQVFLFIPLLLILPPVMGLKGVWLAFPLSDLISAAVTVVMLVPRLKAMRDRQI
- a CDS encoding efflux RND transporter periplasmic adaptor subunit; translation: MMIGKDGRLKIKGGKWILLAVAALGAIALMARTSGREAPKSKAPKGESTPVVSTVLPREDVYLDTMEAVSTLEALEDSVISPKVTARIVRMSAKPGQRVRKGQVLALLDYRSQEAQVSASYSQLKASQSAVLQAKASLDDAAREVGRYEKLFKEGYATRQELDKRKTAFEQARASYQQALANAGASESALSAQRINRQDYVITAPMDGVVLDDYDMAPGTLASPSTPLFRVANLTALKGTVKLPEAELRYLKEGMEAKVVSEALGDGRVFKGRLSVIYPYVDTSTRTVKAQVLIQDPKDLKPGMLARVTFIKGSKEGLVIPSDAVRDGTVMVLEDGRVKAVKVKLGKDREGYVMVTEGLTGKDRVIAPYPEDLSAGDKALEQGDKKN
- the rlmN gene encoding 23S rRNA (adenine(2503)-C(2))-methyltransferase RlmN, with amino-acid sequence MPKKDALSLGYQDWVAEMEALGEKRFRADQICGWLYGKHVFEWQLMSDIGLEMRKKLEELFRVEIPRLEKVVSSRRDGTKKFLWDFGGSSVESVAIVHPGRLTACISSQVGCPLGCPFCATGQSGFERNMAVGEMVGQFLAMEARLGEIKNLVFMGMGEPMLNYDNVMGAVRNLNHPKMRGLGIRHITISTSGVVPGILRLAKDGLGVRLAVSLHAPNDDLRDLLVPINAQYPLKELKGALKAYQDATGDRVTIEYSLFDKVNDSASMARQLGEYLRGLSVFVNLIPGSCTGDGRYVTSPPFRVNAFAEILSSMGYQVAVRMSKGSDVGGACGQLRRRHEAAKTQEGAQRSPREESLGRGQGKPSFSPSRPGTSGRVNSSRPQGIPADGAEGRGRSGGASSRALGGVLDAPGKRRESLPKAASDRGSKPKPPAGSGGGKLSRPGASGGMDEAPKGRHGRKGGPRRSSKGEGGRGSHSPSLGGSSKGSRGQGKERGRRG